The following proteins are encoded in a genomic region of Gottschalkia purinilytica:
- a CDS encoding MBL fold metallo-hydrolase, protein MSFKFCSLASGSSGNCQYIETEKVRVLLDAGLSGKKIQGLLTSIDIDPTTIDCILITHEHKDHIKGAGILSRRFNLPIYANENTWLSMKNELGNIKEENIRVIGAESDFEIGDLGVSTFKISHDAVEPVGYSFYNKGIKMSIVTDTGCINENIKKEIRDSNLLMIESNHDTEMLKIGSYPMFLKRRILGEFGHLSNDDAGKLLTEILTGKNEKIILGHISNENNFPELAYQTVANILTEKGIDIFKDISLEATYRDRPTKVYDFKNL, encoded by the coding sequence ATGTCTTTTAAATTTTGCTCGCTAGCTAGTGGGAGTAGTGGGAATTGTCAATATATTGAAACGGAAAAGGTAAGAGTACTATTAGATGCAGGATTAAGTGGGAAGAAGATTCAAGGTTTGTTAACATCTATAGACATAGATCCAACTACTATAGACTGTATACTGATAACTCATGAACATAAGGATCATATAAAAGGAGCGGGTATACTATCAAGGAGATTTAACCTGCCAATATATGCAAATGAAAATACTTGGTTAAGTATGAAAAATGAATTAGGAAATATAAAAGAAGAGAATATAAGAGTAATAGGAGCTGAAAGTGATTTTGAAATAGGAGACTTGGGAGTGTCTACTTTTAAAATATCACATGATGCTGTAGAACCTGTAGGATATTCTTTCTATAATAAAGGAATAAAAATGAGTATAGTTACAGATACTGGTTGTATTAATGAAAATATAAAAAAAGAAATAAGAGATTCTAATTTGCTTATGATTGAATCAAATCATGATACTGAAATGCTTAAAATAGGGAGTTATCCTATGTTTCTGAAAAGAAGAATACTAGGAGAATTTGGTCATCTTTCAAATGATGATGCAGGAAAGCTATTAACAGAGATTCTTACTGGAAAGAATGAAAAGATAATTCTTGGACATATCAGTAATGAAAATAATTTTCCTGAATTAGCATATCAAACAGTTGCTAACATATTAACAGAAAAGGGTATAGATATTTTTAAAGATATATCTTTAGAAGCAACATATAGAGACAGGCCAACGAAAGTTTATGACTTTAAAAATCTTTAG